The Phragmites australis chromosome 13, lpPhrAust1.1, whole genome shotgun sequence DNA window TCAGAGCTAAGCTTTAGAATTTTACTTTTAACGtatctttcttttttaaaaaaaattgcacctaCTTGATCTAATCTTATGGGCTACACTTCCTCTATTTTACTCTAGCTTTGTCACTGCTAATGGATATCTATTAATCTCTACTAATTcaacttaattaattaattagacaATTTTACCTAAATTATAAAGTTAGTTATATAATTTAATTAGAGTAAATCTATAGATCACCCACGTCCATGCCTACCTTATGTACAAAGCCGGAGTTAGAGAAGATCAGCGAAGCCCGTAGGTCGGCTTGACAAGGCTTCAAATTTGATTTGGATCCACCACTGTGTGTGCGCAATGATTCATGTCTTAGGCATGGCCAGCACGAGCATGAACTAGCTCGTGCCAAGGAGTACCTAAGTGGGGGAAGCTTATATACACACGGAGTTACAGTTAGAGTGTATTTGGTTTGGCGCATCGGCGGATGCAGGCACTGGTGTATACGCTTCGCGAGCTGCGCGTTTGGATGGCGTGACAAGCTATGCGAGGTTGCACCTGCTCGTGCAACCATATGGCCGCCCACTGCATCCGCGCATACACTGGAAATGGCTGTAGGTCGCATGCAGGTCGGCCGGATGCAGCAACCGACGGCTTACCCACTTGTCAGCGACAACGAGCTCCCTCATACAGCTTCAAATCCAGTCTACCAAacacaaattcaaattcaatctaCATCCGCttatccaaccaaccaaacacatttcTTTTCCAAAATACAGATCCCCTCAAACTACTTACCCTCATCCAAAATATACTATACAACTTACGAAACATCGTACGGCAAACAAACACATCCTTCAACTCAAGCACTGAAGAACGTTGAGCTAGCTAAGTTTGTTTGCTCACTGGGTCGTGAACAAGCGAAAACTGCGTACTTGCTAGTGCCCAGTTGCAATTTCAGCATAGATATTATACGTCGTACATCCCAGAAGTCCCAGTCGTAGTAACTCGTAACCGAGGACATTTCACGCCCACAGCGCCGGGCGCAGTTTCACGGCATCTCCAGTGGAGGACTGCTGGAGTCTACCTGAAATCTCTTCTGCCGCTGCAGTACATTCTTCCCATCCGTGGCGCCGCCGAGCAAACAGTGACCGAAAGCCGCTGCTGTTCTTTCCCGTTTCTGCACTTGTCTACTCGCAAAAAGCACTTGCCCAGCGCAGCACGATCTCCATCCCCCAATCCTCCGGCTGCGCCTTACCGCGCGGCACGTTCTCACCCCGCGGTCCCCGTCCCGCCGTGCTAGGCTGTGAAGCAGATCGCCTCACGTCACGGTATCACACCACGCCGACGCGCGATCCTCACTTGGCTCGGGATCGATTGGTTCGTCCTCGTCGCCGCCCCCATGGCGATGTATCGCCCCGTGCCGCCCAACACGGCCGCGCGCCGCCCGCGCCTCGCCGTGCTCCTCCTGCTCGGCTTCTTCGCCCTCCAGCTCCTCGTCTTCCTCACCTTCCGCTCCGTGCGGTCCCCTCCCGCCCCatccgccgccgtcgccgcctcctcctcagtGCCGGTGCCGACTTGCCGGGACGACAAGGATTCCAGCTGCGGGGGCGGGCTGGTGTACGTCTACGACCTCCCCGCGGTCTTCAATGAGGACCTGCTGGGGTTGTGCGACGCGCTCGCGCCATGGTACTCGCTGTGCCCCTATCTTGCCAACGACGGGCTCGGGTTCCCCGCCGAAGGGACCAACCTGTCGGCGATCCTGCCGCGCGAGCTGCTCGGGTCGTGGTACGCGTCCGACCAGTTCGCGCTGGAGCACATCGTCCACCGCCGCCTGCTCTCGCACCGGTGCCGCACCGCCGACCCGGCTCGCGCCGCCGCGTTCTTCGTGCCGTTCTACGCGGGGCTCGCCGTGGGGCGCCACCTGTGGGCGGCCAACGCCAGCGACGCCGACAGGGACAGGGACTGCGTCGCGCTGCTGTCGTGGCTGCACGCGCAGCCGTACTACAAGCTGTCCCACGGCTGGGACCACTTCATCGCGCTGGGACGCATCACGTGGGACTTCCGCCGCACGCCGGACGGCGGCGGGTGGGGTGGCAGCTTCCTCACCATGCCCAGGGTGGCCAACGTGACGCGCCTCATCATCGAGCGCGATCCATGGGACGCCATGGACGTCGGCATCCCGTACCCCACCGGCTTCCACCCGCGCACCGCAGCCGACGTGCACGCGTGGCAGCGGTACATCGCGCGACGCCCGCGCCCCAGGCTTTTCGCCTTCGCCGGAGCTCCGCGGTCGGCCATCAAGGGCGACTTCCGCGCTCTGCTGCTGGAGGAATGCCAGGCGGCCGGGGCCGCGTGCGGCGCGCTGGACTGCGCCGAGGGCAAGTGCATCAAGAACAATGCGCTCGTCATGCAGCTGTTCATGGGTGCCAGGTTCTGCCTGCAGCCGCGCGGGGACAGCTTCACGCGGCGGTCGCTGTTCGACTGCATGGTGGCCGGCGCCGTCCCGGTGCTGTTCTGGCGGCGGAGCGCGTACCAGCAGTACGGGTGGTACCTGCCTGTGGGCGGGCGCGAGGGCGAATGGTCCGTGTTCATCGACCGCAACCAGCTCCGCGCCGGGAACGTCACCGTGCGCGGCGCGCTGGCGGCCATCCCGGAGTCGCGGGTGCGGTTGATGCGGAAGCGCGTGGTGAAGATGATCCCGAGGCTAGTGTACTCCTCGGCTGACGAGGAGGGGCTTGGCGGCGACATGAAGGATGCTGTGGACGTCATGGTCGACGGCATGCTGCGGCGGGTCGCCGAACAGCGCCGGAGCTGGAGGAGATCGTAATTTAGTTACCGGCGAGAACCGAACTGCTGGCTCCTTCTAcagtttcttttttctctcttggaTTCTTTGAATCTTTGTGTGAAGGATTTTGCGCCGGAAATATTACTGCGCGTAGTCTCACATTGTATTAGTGCGGTTGTAGGTTTAAATTTACATGCGTTGCAACATAATCAGAGTATAAATTCACATACGGTGTTTTGCTGTGTTCTgacttgctgctgctgctgattaaATTTGGGCGACATTTTGTGAATTCTGAAGGGAaacgaaatatttaattttgaaatttatttttgttgacaTGTGGGATTATAGTGTAGAGGATGAAAAATGATCAGAATATCGgtgaaattttgtgaattttgatATTTTCACCAGTGAACGAAAAAAACCGTAAAACGAAGTTGAAATCTCTGTATTGAAGTTTGTGAGCAGTTGACACTGGAGAAGTGGAGAGGCTACACACGGCAATGTATCCTGTCCAAGTCAGTATTAGATGTGGGATCTAAGATTATGTGGTAATAGTTATGATAGATACTATAATATTTATGTATATGGTATTAAAGGTGTAACCTAGTATCAGGTGAgagataatatattttattaacttATCGCGGGCAGTAGCTATATGAGCAAACTTTTGTTAAGACATACTTCTACAGTGGTTGCTACCGGATAATAAGGTGCATTTATTAATTATTACCTGGTTTTTTATCATATCGTGGTTGCTCTTATACATAGGTGTACTTGTAGTAGTAGCAAATTTGACCGGGAATGTGTTCTGCCTCGATCTGATCTCGGCATGTTACCACGGGGCGCAGCACTCTCTGGctctttttatttcttgcaTTAGCTGGCAGCCTGGCACCAAATGCAAATGGGAATCAAATAATGGGCACCAATGAAAAATCGTCCGGGACACCGTGGTAGACTGTGGTTGGAACGGAGTTTTTACCATGGACAAATTAGGGCTGAGAATCTTCAACGATTCAAGGCAGTATGTAGACCTGGTACAGTATAGTTGATACGAGTTGCTGGCTTTCCTCCCGGTGACATTCGATGCGCGtgcactgctgctgctgcagcagccgGCGTTGGTGCCGACATGCAGGTGGAGAAGATGCGTTGCGTGTTAGCAGCACTCTGAGGAACGGTGATTTTGGTTTCACAGTTTACTACTGTGTGTAATCACTTCGTGATTGTTGCGAATGTGTCACTTGCTAAACAAACTCACAAGGTTGATCAGGAGCTACCCGAGTAGGACCTGAACTACTTGCCGTCGGGCTTATACTTGCACAAATTAAAGGGCGTCCTTGATTTAAACactagttttaaatttcagtgCCTAAAAATTAAGAACGGCGCGTCCGTCACGTATGAGGTGGAGGATTTGGGAGGGGATTTTTGGGTAGGCGGTGTTCTTCTTGGATTTAGAGGATACCCGGGAAAATAGGCTGACTCAGCAAAGGAGGTAGACGTGAGGTGGAGCAACGAAGCAGCAGAGGCGCCCAACACGAGCAACGAATGATAGCTGGTGGGCCGGTGACGAGGCAAGGGAGGTAAGGATGCTAAGTTAGTTGTGCaacgggggcggcggcggcgggaccGTTGCCGAAAACAGGTTGAGTAGGGTAGGAGGCGGGAGCAAGCACGGAGGTTGAAGCTGGGCTACTCACAGTTGTTGCCTGAaaaataagcaaaaaaaaagatggtTGATAAATAGCATACGTCTAATTTAAAGTTCcggttttgatatttttttcagcCTCAACACTAGATACAAGTTGTAATATCTGAACTCACACCACACTCAACACACACACATCTCAAGACTTACAACCTATGCACACGCCTTACTGAAGAGATCCAGAAGCCTCCAGTTCTGTAGGCGCTTGAagcttaaaaaaaatccatctggGAATAAATTCCTCCCTGCATAGAGGCGTGTGAGAGTCGAGCGTCGAACACCCGTTCCAGCCGCTCACAACGAGGAAGTGAACTACCGAACTGAAAGCTAGTTTGCTGGTTTTTGTTACTTTTGGGAAAGAAACTAAGGGCATGTCTGTTTTCAGCTGTTTCTGGCTTCTACTTCTGTCAAAAgctcagaagtcagaagccaAAATAAACGGGTTTGCTGAGAAGTGATTTCTGGAGaagacaaaaactatttttgatgaaaatgaATTAGAAGTAAAAAACTCGTTGagagtagtttttttaaaagttaaaaatttattatagaaatcatcttaaaaaaatagttaaCAGATCTGATTCCGGTTCGAAGCCTACTGCTTGAAACTGTTAAGGACAATATGTCTTAACAGGCCATCCTTAGACCTCGGAGGCCCATAACTTCCTAATAGACTTTGAGCCATGACAGCGTGCTGCATACCGGGCCTACTTTCAACCTTTTTGACAGTGGACTCCTATTGGCTATTGGGCTTTTCTACCCGACactttaggtagtgtttggttggagagtgAGGTGGGATGGGATGATTCTATTCATGTATTTAGGGATGGGATGAGATGGTCCGAAATCAAatgtttgtttggtgggtgggatggaACGACTTCATTTTAGATTTCGAGCCAACGTCAGTGACCCGTCCCAAGTGGGATGGCTGCGTTCAGTCTTTTTTCTGGAACGGATCCGTcccgaatctttgaagaatattctctGATTCAGAACCATCTCATCCCACTGAATTTTAACCAAACAGCTTAAAAACAAGATGGATCTGCTCTATCCCACCCATCCCACAAACTAAACACTACCTTAGATAGCGGAGACCGACTTGCTTTCTCGATTCCTAAAATGAAAAATACTTGCTTCCTCGTTGCCTTTCGTTGGAACGAAGAGCAGCAAAAATGCGAAATCATCACCCCACGATTTCGTCCAGCAGAAAAGGCACCACAGGACACCAGTGCGGTTACTGTCGTATGTGTACGTATGTGAAAAAATGTAGGCATCGTTTCGAAAGAAAATGTAGTAAAAACTCCTCGACGAGGTGAAAAATTGAAAATCCCTTGAATACGTGATCAACTCTTAACTGTGCCTCTAAATTTTAATCAGTTGGATTTATACGACTCACATGATTCGCCTGCCTGCTTTCATACGGCACAGTAGTGCGAACAAATTGGCCAAATCAAATCCCATCTGCACAGCCACAGCCCACAAGGGCAGAGCAGGCATCTCCGGGGCGATGCGGTTAGATTGGCACAACCAGTGCTAATCTGGAAATGTCAGGATACGGTGAAATATCGAAGAATCGCGGCAAGTAACTGCAAAAAAACTACTGGATGTGAAATGCAGTTGCTACAGAAAAACTACTGTAACGAGCACAACACAACAGTTCCGATAACTAAGATTgtatttggttggatggataAGCTTATTTTAAAGATGATCATCTAGTTTTTATGATGTTTAGTTTAAGAGATAGGATGGATAGGGGTGGCATGATAGAAGAATATTCTCAGATGCTATACGGAGCGATGGAGCAATCAGGTTCGTGCTAGTCCGCGCGTTATTACTAGCGTGtgttgtgtttttttatttaactttcaatttattaaaaaaattaaacgtTTTTATCAGTATACTAAGCTCACTAACGACCTATTCGAATCAGTTTGATTAAAAAActtgagccaatatttaattaaaattctctaaacaagtctacttttataatttctaataatttttaatttctcaaataaattatcaaaaaactgtaaaattcactaatattcttctcatgtgatgtataaatttataaaaatatttctaactctatattatttggtgaaaaaatgagttcctttgtaatgctctatttatatgtatttttataattttatatgatatttttataatttaatttgatttaaatgaatttaaatatgcacaaattcatctaaatacgtatgaaatttatataaaatagaaaaCTAGCTTACACTATCCACTCTAATTTcaccaaccaaataaaaaactaatttaTCTCATCCATcacaactaaaaaaaatgaatcatCACGTCTAAAACCATACCAAAATAGACATCACAGTCACCGTCTCCACCTGAGGAGGATCCAATCCTACTTCCTCGTACCTACCAACCAGCAaaccaggaagaagaaacaacctATGAGCATATCAAGCTATCAATGGAGCCCACAAACTCACGAGCAACAACAAATTACGTCGCGTCACACCATGCATGCCCAGAGAGAACAACTAGGGCTCGGCGTCGAACACCTGTCTCTCGCAAGAACGACGCGACGGCCAGGGCAGAATTGGCCTCCGTGGCCTCGAACGTCTTCTGCGGTGGCGTCATTCTTCTTGGTGTCGGCCTTGTCCTCCTCGTCTCCCGCTGGTCCTGGTTAACTCAGCAGACAAACCCAGATGCAAGTTCTAATCTTTTGAAGTATCATTAGAATTTGCGATTGGCATAGAACGTCTTCTCTTTCACATGTTACACGCTGAGGAATTCCACATGCAACATTATTGAATTGCTGATATTCCAAAGTTTTACTACTATATCTTAATGGCATGCAAATGTTTCGGGACGCAAGGGCTTCAGTCTCTCTTTGCTTAGAAGCTAAGTGCTTatgagttatatatatatatatatatatatatatatatatatatatatatatatatatatatatatatatatatatatatatatatatatattagacacgataatatcaaatataaatttaagataaAGAAATATGAACATGTCAAAGGAGTACTGTTGGTCAAATACGGCAGACACGATATCATAGTTTGATTTAAGATGAgatctgaaaaaataaaaagagattATCTACTAAATTTTCTcctaatttctttttttatttttgttagtaATTTGTGTCGCATATCTGTAGCCGGTAAAGAGATATAGAGGCTGAAGAAACAAGAGTAGATGATaaaagtagataaattatttaaatttaaaaataattattagaTAAAAAACACTGGTAAGAGATGATATAGAAATTCACTCGTATTTTATATGATACCTGAATCAAAGGTTAGTAGTTAATCCTCCCCACCGACACACAAAGTACTACAACCATTGATCGCCTTCCGAAATCACGGAACTGCCCCCAGCTCCCCAAGTGGCCTATGGCGTGGTCGTCAACCGTTTGTTTCGGCTCCTCTAGGTGTAACATTTAGGATCTTTTTGTTGCAGACTGTTTTTTATTTCTGTTTATATCAGAAGTTTACAAGCTAGAAATTTCAATAAATAGGTTTACTGAAAAATGGTTTTTAAGAAGCTAAAAGTCTAtttctgagaaaataaactagaaactaAGAAACTAGTTTAGAGTAATTTTTCTGAAAAGTAATAtaataaaaagttaaaaaatatagtaaaattcaatagctaaaatctaaaagtaac harbors:
- the LOC133889019 gene encoding xyloglucan galactosyltransferase XLT2-like, whose amino-acid sequence is MAMYRPVPPNTAARRPRLAVLLLLGFFALQLLVFLTFRSVRSPPAPSAAVAASSSVPVPTCRDDKDSSCGGGLVYVYDLPAVFNEDLLGLCDALAPWYSLCPYLANDGLGFPAEGTNLSAILPRELLGSWYASDQFALEHIVHRRLLSHRCRTADPARAAAFFVPFYAGLAVGRHLWAANASDADRDRDCVALLSWLHAQPYYKLSHGWDHFIALGRITWDFRRTPDGGGWGGSFLTMPRVANVTRLIIERDPWDAMDVGIPYPTGFHPRTAADVHAWQRYIARRPRPRLFAFAGAPRSAIKGDFRALLLEECQAAGAACGALDCAEGKCIKNNALVMQLFMGARFCLQPRGDSFTRRSLFDCMVAGAVPVLFWRRSAYQQYGWYLPVGGREGEWSVFIDRNQLRAGNVTVRGALAAIPESRVRLMRKRVVKMIPRLVYSSADEEGLGGDMKDAVDVMVDGMLRRVAEQRRSWRRS